The Acidimicrobiales bacterium sequence CGAGCCGAGCGAGACCCGCCGCAAGGTGGTCGCCGGTCTGCGGTTGCTCGAGTCGAAGCGCGAGGAGATGCCCCAGCGCAAGCACGGGAACGTGCCGCTGTGAGCGACCCGATCGACGCCGTCTCGGTGTCGCCGGCTCCCTCCGAGGAGGAGATGGCCGCGATCCTCGCCGCCTACGAGGCACTCTGGCCGCGCCCTTCCGGGGCGACCGAGCCCGACGCCCTGCCCCGGTGGCGTTTCGCCGGCCGGTGGTGGTCGGCCCGTCCCCGCTACGGCGGCTGGACCTGAGCGTGGCCGACTCGGACGGGTTCCGGGTCCATCTCGAGTGGGGACCGATGGGGTTGCGCACCCTCGCGCCCCTGGTCGACGTCGTGATCGTCGTGGACGTGCTGTCGTTCACGACCTGTGTCGACATCGCCCTCGGCCGGGGCGCGGCCGTCCACCCCTACAAGTGGCACGACGGCTCCGAGGCAGACTTTGCGGCGTCGCTCGGTGCGACGCTGGCCGGGCCCCGCGATGGGGACGCGCCCTACTCGCTCGCTCCCTCGTCGCTCGCGGACGTCCCCGCGGGGACGTCCATCGTGCTGCCGTCGCCCAACGGCTCGGCCCTCGCGTTCGGCGCGGTCGACGCTGGTGCCGACGACGTGGTCGCCGCGTGCATCCGCAACGGTGCTGCCGTCGGCTCCGCGTTCGCCGACGAGGATGTGCGGGTCGGCGTGGTCGCGGCCGGCGAGCGCTGGCGCGGCGACACCGGACCGATGCGCGTCGCGGTGGAGGACCTCCTCGGCGCGGGTGCCGTGCTCTCGATGTTCGACCGCCTCGACCTGAGCCCCGAGGCTCGCGTGGCGGCCGCCGCCTGGCACGACGCGGAGGGCGACATCGTCGAGCGCCTCCGGGCCTGCACCTCCGGCCGGGAACTCATCGAGCGGGGCTGGCCGGACGACGTCGACCTCGCGGCCCAGGCGCACGTCAGTGATCTCGTGCCGGTCCTGCGCGACGGTCGGTTCGTCGATCGCTGAGCCGGGTCAGCGAATCTGGTCCCGCAGACCTTCGAGCCAGTCGTCGGCCTCGTGGACGCCGGCGCGGTTCGTCGCCTGTTCCTCCTCGGTCCCGTAGGCGGACGGGTAGGACCCGAGGAACTTCACGATGCCGTGCTTCATCTGGATGTTGCGCAGGGCGTCGCCGAGCACCTGGTCGGCGATGTGGCCCTCGGCGTCGATCAGGAAGCAGTAGTCGCCGAGCCCGGTGCGGGTCGGGCGGCTCTCGAGCTTGGTGAGGTTGATGTTGCGGGCCGCGAACTCCTGGAGGATGGCGACCAGCGAGCCCGGTTCGTCCTCGCGCTGGTAGATCACGATCGAGGTCTTGTCGTGGCCGGACGGTGGCGTGATCCCTTCGCGACCGACGAGGACGAACCGGGTCTGGTTCTCCGGATGGTCCTCGATGTCGGCGGCGAGGATCTCGAGCCCGTAGACCTCGGCGCTGCGCCGCGGCGCGATCGCGGCAGTGTCGCGGCGACCCGATTCGGCGAGCTCGCGGGCCGCGTCGGCCGTGGAGTTGGTCGCCTCGACCGCGGCCTTGGGGAGCTCGTCGGCGAGGTAGCGGCGACACTGGGCGTACGCGACCGGCATCGAGCGGACATGTTCGATGTCGTCGAGGGTGACCCCGGGGTGCACGAGGAGGTTCAGGTTGACGTTCATGACGACCTCCCGCTGGATCAGCAGGTCGGCATCGAAGGCGAGCGTGTCGATGGTCGCGTTGACGGCGCCCTCGATCATGTTCTCGATCGCGGCGAACCCGTAGTCCACGGCGCCGTTCTCGGTCGCCCGCAACACCTCGACGATGCTCGGGAAGCGCACCAACTCCATCGCTGCGAGGTCGGGCTGGGTCAGCACGGCCTGCTCGGTGAAGGTGCCGACCGGTCCGAGATAGGCGACGGTCGGCGGAGTCGATACGGAGTTGCTCACGAACCGCGAGGATAGGGCGGACCATTCGCTCCCGTGTTCGGATTCACCGCATGACCTCCGCCCGGATCATCCGGAACTACCAACTGCTCGCCGGGCTCTACACGCTCGCGGCGTCCCTGATCTGGGGCGTGAACACGCTGTTCCTGCTCGATGCCGGCCTCTCGATCGGGGAGGTCTTCGTGGCGAACGCGGTCTTCTCGGCCGGCATGGTGCTGTTCGAGATCCCGACCGGCGTGGTCGCGGACACGGTCGGTCGCCGGGTGTCCTATCTGCTCTCGATCGCCGTGCTCGGGGTCACGACGGTCCTCTATCTGCTCGCCGCGCAGGCCGAGGCGGGCGTCGGCGTGTTCGCCGCGGTGTCGCTCGTGATGGGACTCGGCTTCACCTTCTACTCGGGAGCGCTCGAGGCGTGGCTGGTCGACGCGCTGCACTCCGTGGGCATGGAGGAGGATCTCGACCACGTCTTCGCCCGGTCGCAGCAGATCACGGGCGCGGCGATGTTGGTCGGCACGACCACCGGTGGCTTCCTCGGCCAGGTCGACCTCGGCGTGCCCTTCGGCGTGCGGGCTGCGCTGCTCGGCGCCCTCTTCGTGTACTCGTGGCGGGTCATGCACGATCTCGGGTTCACGCCGCGGCCGCTCGAGCTCAGCCACATCGGCACCGAGCTCAAGGAACAGACGCGGGTCGGCATCACCTACGGCTGGCGTCAGCCGGGGCTGCGTCTCCTCATGGTGTCGGGGGTCGTGCGAGGCTCGTTTCTCGGGTGGGCGTTCTATTCCGCACAGCCGTACCTGCTCGGTCTGCTGAAGGACGACAAGATCTGGGTGGTGGGGGTGATCACCGCGGCGATGTCGCTGTCGACCATCGCCGGCAACCAGGTCGTCGAGTGGCTGACGCGGCGCTGTGGTCGACGCAGCACGATCATCCTCGGCGGCTCGATCGTCACGACGGTCGGATCGCTCGTCATGGGGCTGACCGACTCGTTCTGGGTCGCGGTGCCGGCGTTCCTGCTCGTGACCGGATCGCTCGGGGTGATCTCGCCCGTGCGCCAGGCCTATGTCCACCACGTGGCCCCGAGCGAACACCGGGCGACGGTCATCAGCTTCGACGCGATGCTGGCATCGGTCGGCGGCACCGGCGGCCAGCTCGGGCTCGGACGCCTGAGCGGCGCCGCCGACGACCTCACGGTCGGCCTCGGCCGCGGCTATGTCGTCGGCGGCCTCACGTCCGTGCTCGTGTGGCCCCTCGTCTGGGCCGTGCGCAAGCGAGGCGACGAGGCGGACGTGATCGTCGGATCCGCTGCCCGCGCCGGCACCTGCGCCGCCCAGGGCCTGCCCCGAGACACCCACGTCACCTCCCACCCCCGCGAGGTCCTCACATCCCGCTGACTCACACCCCACCCGCCCCAACCCACCCACCCACACCCTGCAATCTCTGGTCACCAAAGGGTCGAAATCGCCGGGTCTCGGCCCGCCTTTCGTGCCCAGAGATTGCAGGGGTGGGGCGGGGAACGTTACGTCGGAGTGGACATCTGTGTCGCTATCTGTAACATGGGTACATGGCCGGTACGATGACGCACGACGAGGCGGTTGCCGCCTTCACGGGTGGGCTGGCGCCGCGTGACGAGGTGGCGCCGTTCGCCGGGTCGGATCGGCTGCGACCGGACGGGCGGCCGAAGCCCGAGTTCCGGGCCGAGCTACGCCGGATCCCGAACCTGCGCAACGCCGGACTGTGTGTGATCGCGGTGCTCTATCCGTTCGTCACCATCGGCGTGGCGGTGCGGCTCGATCATCCGGTTGCGTGGGTCGCTGCCTTCTTCGTGATGGGCGCCTACTTCCAGCGCTCCGCCACCCTGTTCCACGAGGCGGCCCACCGGTTGCTCTTCAGCAATCGCACGCTGAACGACTGGGTCGGCGAACGCTTCTTCGGCTGGCTGCCGTTCGGCACCGGTGACAACGGCTACCGCAAGTCCCACTCCCAGCACCATCGCGACGAGTTCGGGGACAAGGAACCGGACTTCCTCCTCTACGCCAACTATCCGATCAGCCGGGCGTCGCTGCGGCGCAAGCTCGTACGTGACGCCGTCGGCATCTCCGGATGGAAGAACCTCAAGCCGACCATCGTCGGACTCGTCACCCCCGGTCGCCGGCTCCGGGCCCTGCGCTTCTGGTCCGGTCAGTTGGTCGTGTTCGGCATCTTCCTCGCCTTCGGCCATCCGTGGCTCTACCTCTTCCTCTGGTTCCTCCCGTGGATGACCTACTGGCGGGTGGCGAACCGGCTGCGGGCGCTCGCCGAGCACGCGGGAATGACCCGCTCGTCGGACCGGCGCCTCACGTCACACCACATCCGCCAGGGCTTCCTCTCGAAGCACGTCTTCCTCTCCCAGTCGATCGGGTTCCATCTCGCCCACCATGTCGATTCGGGCGTGCCGATGGCGAACCTCCCGACGCTCCAGCGAGCTCTGGAGGAGGACGGCTACGTGACGGACGCGATCACCCACGACGGGTACTGGGCGTTCTGGCGCACGCTCGTGCGTTCCGCCGACTGATCCGTGCCGTCCCTCTCCGCCCGCAGCGTCGTCGCCTCGACCCTGCTCGGCACCCTTCCCCCTCGGCTGCCGGGTCGACTCCTCGTCGCGTTCGCGGAGGAGTTCGGCATCAATCCCGGCACCACACGGGTCGCCCTGAGTCGCATGGTCGACCGGGGCGAGCTGACCCGAGACGACGACAGCGTGTACCACCTCGCCGGCGATCTGCTCGACCGGCAGGGGCGCCAGGAGGCGGGCCTCGCGGCGGTGACCCGCGCCTGGGACGGCGACTGGGAGATCCACGTCGTCCGTACCGGCGGGCGAGATGCCGGCGACCGGGCCGCGCTGCGCCGGGCCGCCGTCCATCTGGGGTTGGCGGAGCATCGTGACGGCGTGTGGATGCGCCCGGCGAACCTCGACCCGCAGCGGTTGCCGTCGGCTCGGATGGTCGTGGCCGAGCAGGCCGACCGTTTCGTCGGCCGGCCCGACGGCTCGCCGGCCGAACTCGCCGCCGCCCTGTTCGACCTCGACGCGTGGTCGGCCGCCACCCGCCGCCTCGTCGCCTCGATGGAAGCGACGTCGGCACTGCTGGAGGCCGACGGCGACGTGTCGCTCGCGGATGGCTTCGAGCTCGCGGCCTCGTCGCTGCGCCACCTCGTCGCGGATCCCCTCCTGCCGCCCTCACTGACGCCGTCCGGTTGGCCCGCCTCCGACCTGCGCGCGGCCTACGACCGGTACAACCGGGCCTACCGCGCCCGCTTGTCCGCCTTCTTCCGCGCCCGCTCTAGGGTGGCCGGATGAGCGACCGCTTCTACTTCCGTCAGCTGCTGTCCGGCCGCGACTTCGCCACGGACGACCCGATGGCGGCGCAGATGGTCAACTTCGTCTATGCGATCGGCGACCGCGAGACCGGTGACGCCCTGCTCGTAGATCCCGCCTACGACGTCAACGGCCTCGTCGACACGCTCGAGAACGACGGCATGCGCTGCTCCGGTGTGCTCGCGACGCACTACCACCCCGACCATGTGGGCGGCTCCATGATGGGCATGAAGCTCGAGGGTGTCGCCGAGCTGATGGAACGGGTCGAGGTGCCGATCCACGTGCAGGCCGACGAGGCCGAGTTCGTCGAGAAGGTCACGGGGGTCACGAAGGCGTCGCTCGTCGAACACCGCTCCGGCGACAAGGTGTCGGTCGGCGCGGTCGAGATCGAGCTGATCCACACCCCCGGGCACACCCCGGGCAGTCAGTGCTTTTTCGTCGACGGCCGTCTCGTCGCCGGCGACACGCTCTTCCTCGACGGCTGCGGCCGCACCGACTTCCCCGGGTCGAGCCCCGAGGAGATGTACGAGAGCCTGACCCAGCGGCTCGCCCGGGTGCCCGACGACGCGGTGCTCTACCCGGGCCACCAGTACTCGATCGAGTCGTCGGCGACGATGGGCATCACCCGCGAGCGCAACATCGTGTTCCGGCCTCAGACCCGCGAGCAGTGGCTCGCGGTCTTCGGCAACTGACGTCGGCGGGGCGAGGGCTCAGCCGCTGAAGTCCTGCTGCCACATGTGGTGGCAGTGGTCGCAGCTGTAGAACTCGACCTGGCTGAACCGGTCGAAGAGATCCCGGCGGCCGAGGCCGGCGCACTGGGGACAGTCGGCGGTCGGGCGTTCCTCGTCCCGGAGATCGATCTCGGGCTCGATGTCCTCCGCGATCGGAGGTGATGCCAGCGGCCGTTCGGCCTTCGGTTCGGCGGCGCGTTCGGCCAAGGGGTCGGACAGCTCACTCGACAGGGGCACACCTTCGATGCGCGAGAGCGGTGGGAGCTTCGGCGGCCGCCGCGCCGGGGTCACCGGCGCGGTCTCCGTCACCGGCGGGGTCGGCAGCGGCGTCTCGACGTGACTGCTCGCACCGTGTCGGGCCCGCAGGCCGAGGCGCCAGCGCGGCGCCGGATCCTCGGACTGGTCGTAGAGGTCCGCCACCTCCGCGGCATCGCCGAACTGGCCACGCATCGTCGCGAGGATCGGCGCGGGATCCGCGACGGACGCGCCGCCGGTGGAGCGCTCCACCTCGAGGGCGCGGAGGTCGACGACGCCGTCTTCGTCGAGCACGACGTCATCGACGCGTTCGCTCGCGGTTCGCGTCCGCTCGATCGCGGCATTTCGGAGTCGCCATGCCAGGGGTTCCGTCGGCTGGTTCATCGCATCCCATCCTTCCCCTCCCGGCCTCCGGGAGGCTGGCGGGAGAGCCACTCCCACACACCCCAACGTAGGGACGATCGGGATGGTGCAGCATGAGCCGAACGGCCCAAATCCGGCCGTGGACCGTCCGCTCAGAGCAGGGCCAGCATCGCCTCGCGCGTCCACCCGGCGGCGAGGGCGCGATCGTGACGGAGGTGGTCGACGATGGTGTCGCGATCGCCGTCGTGGACCGCGACGAGGCCGCGCAGGATCGTGCCGAGGTAGGCGGCCGACGGCGGATTCGGCTGGAGGGGGACGTGGGGTTCGGGCGACGTGAATGTCACGACAGGCGTACCGTCGATCGGCTCGAGCACGAGGAGCCCGTCGTAGAAGCCGTTTCCGATCGGGTGCACGACACCGATCTCGCACTCGTGGAGGGGCGTCGCCACCGTGTCACGGCGGCTCTCCTGGGCGGCGACGTCGTCGAACTGGCCCTTGGTGATCAGGTACCGGGTGCCGGGGGCGCGCCCGCCCGGTTCGTGACTGAGGTATGCGACTCCGCCACCTCCCCATTTCGCGGCGTTGCCCAGGAAGCGCACGTCCGAATCGAACCAGATGGGCTCGATCGAGCGGGGTGGTGCCGGATTCCGGGCCCCGCGTTCGTCGCGGGTGGCGCCGGCGGCCCGCCCTCCGGTGAGGTACATGGTGAACCGCTCGGCGGAGCAGTTCGACCCGTACGACGCGTACCAGATGGGGTCGTCGTCGTGGAACGGCATGCCTGCCGAGGTTAGTTCGGGCGTCAGGATGCGGATTCAGGACTCAAGACCCACCGTTTCGGGCCGATTGTCAGGGCGTACGCCCTTCGACCCAGGAACGAGTTCAGATGACGGACCATCATCCCCACGCGCCGAGTGCGTCCGCCCGGGAACGGGAACTCGAGATCGAGGTCGCTCGACTCCAGGCGGAACTCGACACCCTGCGCGGGGAGGACCCGTCGACGACCACCTCGCGTTTCCTCGCGATGGCGGCGGCGACGGTCGACCAGGTGGTCGAGGATGCGCGCCGCGAAGCCGACGAGATCGTCGAGGAGGTCAGCGGCCAGGCCGAGGCCCGCCGCGACGAGGCGACCCGTGTCGCCGCCGAGGCCGAAGCGATGGCCGAACAACTGCTGGCCGACGCCGACCGGGCCCAGGAACGCATCGACGCCGCTCGCGACGAAGCCGACGCGATCAAGGCGGCCGCGAGTGTGGAAGCCGAAGCCCTCGTGCGCAGCGAGCGGGAGAAGGTCGCCGTCGAGGTCGAGGCGCTCGCCGACGTGCGCAACGCGCTCGAGGACGAGCGAGGTGCGCTCGAGAGCTACCACGAGGAGCTGCGCTCCCGGGTGCAGGAACTCGCGGAGACGATGGTGTCGTTCATGTCCACCGAGCTGCCCACCGGGGCCGCGTCGGCCATCGGGAACCTCGTCACCCCGCAACTCGAGAGCGTGATCGCCGCCAACCCGGCACCGGCGGACGCGGCAGGCGAACAGGCCGACGTCTCCGCCGAGGAGCCCGTCGCGGCCGAGTCCGAGGACGACACCTGGACCGACATGCTCGAGTCGGCCATCCCGAGCGACGAGGCGTATCCCGACGTCGTAGACATGCCCGCCGACGCCATCGACGAGATCCCCGACGGACCGCCCCGGGAATTCGCGGGGCACGAGATCCTCGAGCCCGAAGACGACGTCGACGAGGACGAGCGGCCGACCAGCGCCGGCCTGTTCTCCCGGGCGACCGGCGACGAGAGCGGTGTGACGAACCCGCCCGCCTCCGCCGATGCCGCCGTGGCGGACGATGCGATTGAGGACGATGAGGATCCGGATCCGGAGGGCGCCGGCTTGTTCGGCACCCTCGGCGCTCGGCTGGTGGAGCAGACGCCGCCCGACCGACTGTCCGAGGCACTGGCCGCGGACGAGTCCGAGGACGAAGCGTTCCACGACTTCCTCGCCGGCGACGACGAGCCGGACCCGAGCCGCGACTGGTTGCTGCGGCCCGAGAAGAGCTGATCCACATGGTCGGCTCGTCGCTCTCGTTGTCGCAGTCCGCGACGTCCGAGCTGGACGAGCTGATCGAACAATGGACCCATGACCGCACCGCGGTACGGGATCGCACGCTCGAGCTGATCCGCGTCGCCCACATCGTGATGGGTCCGCTGGTGGTGGCCGGACTCTTCGTCGCGGTGCCCGATCGCACACTCGTGATCGCCGGGATCGTCTACCTCGCGGGAATGGCATCCGTGTTGCTGGTGCTGCCGCGACGTTGGCAGGCGACGGCGCTCGGTGTCTTCGACCTGCTCCTGATCGGGCATGTGAGCGCATCGGATCCGGCCATGTGGACGGCGTTGCTCGTGCCTGCGGTCGCCGCCATGACGGTCGGTTGGCTGGTCTCGCCCCGCGCGACCTGGGTGTTGTGGGCGGCGTTGTGTGGGGGAATGGGGGCCGCGGCCTACGTGGCCGGGGTGCCCGGATGGCTGTACACCGTTCTCGTCATGGCCGGTTCGACCGCCGGTCTCAACTTCAACAACCTCAAGATCCTCGGTGAGGGCCGCGACAGCGTGTTGCGGGTCGCCGACCTCGTCGACTCGCTGCCCGTCATCGTCTGGGAGGCCGACGTCGACACGTTCGACCTCATCCGCGCCGTGGGCCGGGTCGAGGAGCTTCTCGGCTTCTCGCCGGCCGACTGGCGAGCCATGTCGGTTTCGCGACGCGTGCACCACGCCGACCTCGACGAGTACCGACTCGATCCGGCCACGATGAACGAGGCGGAGGTCCGCGAGGTCCGCCTCCGACGCTTCGACGGCACGCTCCTGCGGGTGCGTGAGGTGGTGCGTCAGGTCGAGGTCGGTGATCGGCGCTACTTCCGTGGTGTGATCCTCGACATCGCCGAGGAGGCGGCCGTGCGCGAGCAGGTCGACCGGCTCGCGGCCGTCGTGGCCAACCAGTCCGAACCGTTGCTGGTCGTCTCCGGGCGCGATGCCGTCGACGCCGAGCCCGAGGTGCTCCAGATGAACCCCGCGTTCGCCGCGCTCGCCGGGATCGACGCCGACGACGGGCTCGGGCGTCGCCTCGCCGACGTGGCACCGTGGCTCCCGGCGACCGTGCGGGCGGATCTCGACGACCAGTTGCTCTCGGGCCGGGTCGCCGATCGGGACGACGTCGAGATCGTCACGCCCACCGGCTCGCGCACGTTCGACTACGAGCTGGTTGCGCTGCCGGACGGCGCCGTGGGCGTGCAGTTCGCCGATGTGACCGACCGCAAGCACGCCACCGAGCTCATCCGCCATCAGGCGTTCCATGATCCGCTCACCGCCCTGCCGAACCGGTCGCTGCTGTTCGACCGGCTCGCCCATGCGCTGGCCGGTATGCGACGCGATCGCACGACGGTCGGGCTGCTCCTCCTCGATCTCAACCAGTTCAAGGAGATCAACGACACGCTCGGTCACGGCTTCGGTGACGAACTGCTCACCACGATCGGTGTCCGGCTCTCGGAGATGATGCGGGACGGCGACACGGTCGCCCGACTCGGCGGTGACGAGTTCGCCATTGTCCTCAACGGTGCGGACGAGGCGGACCTCCAGGAGATCTCGCAGCGGGTCGCCGACGCGATCAAGCAGCCGGTGCGTCTCGACGGGATCGAGCTCGAGGTCACGGCCTCGATCGGCGGTTCGGTCGCGCCGACCCATGGCCGCGACGCCCACATCCTCCTCCAGCGGGCCGACATCGCGATGTACGACGCCAAGCGATCCGGTCTGCCCTACCGGCTCTATGTCGCCGACGACGACCGTCACTCGCTCGACCGGCTCACGCTCATGGGCGAGCTGCGTCATCTGCTCGAGGACGGTCTGCGGGTCTGGTTCCAGCCCAAGGTCGACCTCCGTACCGGTCGGGTCCAGGAGATGGAGGCACTCGCCCGCTGGCAACACAGCCGCCTCGGCCTCGTCGGCCCCGGCCAGTTCATCGAGCTCTGTGAAGTGTCGGGGCTGATCTCGGAGCTGACGTTCGCGGTGCTCGAACGCTCGCTGGAGGTCATCGCCGACTGGCCCGGCCAGCGGGTCGCCGTGAACGTGCCCGTGCGCAATCTCTACGATCGCCATCTCCCGGACGCGGTCGCCGAACGGCTGGCCGCCGCCGGGGTGTCCTCGGATCGTCTCATCCTCGAGATCACCGAGCGGGAGATCATGGAGGACCATCGGGCCATCGTCGACGTGCTCGAGGCGCTCCACGAGATGGGCGTGCGGATCTCGATCGACGACTTCGGGACCGGCTTCTCGTCGCTGACCCACCTCCGCCGTCTGCCGGTGCAGGAGATCAAGATCGACCAGTCGTTCATCTCCGGCATGCTCGACCGGGAAAACGACTACATCATCGCCCGGTCGATCATCGATCTCGCTCACAACCTCGGCCACAGCGTGGTGGCGGAAGGTGTTGAGGACACGGCGACGCTCGCCCTGCTGCGCAGCCTCGGCTGCGACGTGGCCCAGGGCTTCCTCTTCGCCCGCCCCGGCCCTCCCGAACGCATCCGGCGTCAGATCGAGGCCGGCCCCGCGTTGGACGACCACGGCACGCTGGTCTGGAATCGCCCGGACTGATCGCGGGGGCCGAGCCGGGGAGGCGGCGGTCCTAGACTCGCTCCCTGATGGGCGCCGTCACCACACCGCGAGCGTCACTCGACGCGGATCGGGTGCGCGGGCTCGACGGACTGCGCGCGATCGCCGCGTTCGCCATCGTCCTGCACCACGTCGGGTTCCGGGCCGGCGTGACGACCGGCGGTGAGGGCGGACCGAGCATCTGGGGCTTCTATCTGGCTCGGCTCGACATCGGCGTGCCGGTGTTCTTCGCCCTCTCCGGCTTCCTGCTCTTCCGGCCGATCGTGAGTTCCGTGCTCGACGACGTGCCCCTGCGGCCCGCCCTCGTGCACCTGTGGCGGCGGGCGATGCGGATCTATCCGGCCTACTGGGTCGCGCTGTTTCTGATCGTGGGGTTGACCACCGAGGAGTTCAAGGACGTCGTCGGCGCCGTCACCAATTTCCTGCTGATCCAGATCCACTGGCCGACCCACGCGATCGGGCCGATCCCGCAGGCGTGGAGTCTCGCGACCGAGGTGAGCTTCTACGTGGCACTGCCGTTGATGGCCCGTCTGCTCCGGCCCTGGCTGCGCGACGGCGACCGGGCCGCTCGCCGCAACGGCCTCTTCCTCTTCGTGTCGCTCTGCTATCTCGTCTCGGTCTTCTTCCGGATCCTGGTGCTGACCCTCGACACCCGCTGGACACCGGCCCAGGTGCTCTGGCTGCCCGGCACCCTCGACTACTTCGCGATCGGCATGGCCCTCGCCGTCGCCCGGGTCGGGTTCCGCGACGGTGCCGTGCGGCAGCGACTCGACGGGCTCGCCGGTCGGGCCGGCGTGTGGTGGTTCGCCGCGGCGATCGCCTTCCATCTCGTGTCGCAGCACCTGGGTCTCGCGGTCGGCACCGCGACGGCGACATGGCCGCGCGAGATGGGACGCCAGTTCTTCTACGGCCTGATCGGGCTCTTCCTGCTCTTCCCGCTGGTGTTCGGCGGGGATCGCCGTTCGGTCGTGCGGAGCTTCGTGCGGACTCGCACGATGGAGTGGCTCGGGCTGATCTCGTACTCGGTGTACCTGTGGCACATGGTGTTCGTGGTCCACCCGTGGGAGCCGCTGGCCGACCTCCTCGGGGCCGAGCGGGCGTCGCTGTTCTGGGACTACAACGGCACGAACTACTGGGTCTTCCTGACGATGGTGATCATCCCGACGATGGTCGTGTCG is a genomic window containing:
- the pheA gene encoding prephenate dehydratase, which codes for MSNSVSTPPTVAYLGPVGTFTEQAVLTQPDLAAMELVRFPSIVEVLRATENGAVDYGFAAIENMIEGAVNATIDTLAFDADLLIQREVVMNVNLNLLVHPGVTLDDIEHVRSMPVAYAQCRRYLADELPKAAVEATNSTADAARELAESGRRDTAAIAPRRSAEVYGLEILAADIEDHPENQTRFVLVGREGITPPSGHDKTSIVIYQREDEPGSLVAILQEFAARNINLTKLESRPTRTGLGDYCFLIDAEGHIADQVLGDALRNIQMKHGIVKFLGSYPSAYGTEEEQATNRAGVHEADDWLEGLRDQIR
- a CDS encoding 2-phosphosulfolactate phosphatase; its protein translation is MADSDGFRVHLEWGPMGLRTLAPLVDVVIVVDVLSFTTCVDIALGRGAAVHPYKWHDGSEADFAASLGATLAGPRDGDAPYSLAPSSLADVPAGTSIVLPSPNGSALAFGAVDAGADDVVAACIRNGAAVGSAFADEDVRVGVVAAGERWRGDTGPMRVAVEDLLGAGAVLSMFDRLDLSPEARVAAAAWHDAEGDIVERLRACTSGRELIERGWPDDVDLAAQAHVSDLVPVLRDGRFVDR
- a CDS encoding fatty acid desaturase codes for the protein MAGTMTHDEAVAAFTGGLAPRDEVAPFAGSDRLRPDGRPKPEFRAELRRIPNLRNAGLCVIAVLYPFVTIGVAVRLDHPVAWVAAFFVMGAYFQRSATLFHEAAHRLLFSNRTLNDWVGERFFGWLPFGTGDNGYRKSHSQHHRDEFGDKEPDFLLYANYPISRASLRRKLVRDAVGISGWKNLKPTIVGLVTPGRRLRALRFWSGQLVVFGIFLAFGHPWLYLFLWFLPWMTYWRVANRLRALAEHAGMTRSSDRRLTSHHIRQGFLSKHVFLSQSIGFHLAHHVDSGVPMANLPTLQRALEEDGYVTDAITHDGYWAFWRTLVRSAD
- a CDS encoding EAL domain-containing protein, with the translated sequence MVGSSLSLSQSATSELDELIEQWTHDRTAVRDRTLELIRVAHIVMGPLVVAGLFVAVPDRTLVIAGIVYLAGMASVLLVLPRRWQATALGVFDLLLIGHVSASDPAMWTALLVPAVAAMTVGWLVSPRATWVLWAALCGGMGAAAYVAGVPGWLYTVLVMAGSTAGLNFNNLKILGEGRDSVLRVADLVDSLPVIVWEADVDTFDLIRAVGRVEELLGFSPADWRAMSVSRRVHHADLDEYRLDPATMNEAEVREVRLRRFDGTLLRVREVVRQVEVGDRRYFRGVILDIAEEAAVREQVDRLAAVVANQSEPLLVVSGRDAVDAEPEVLQMNPAFAALAGIDADDGLGRRLADVAPWLPATVRADLDDQLLSGRVADRDDVEIVTPTGSRTFDYELVALPDGAVGVQFADVTDRKHATELIRHQAFHDPLTALPNRSLLFDRLAHALAGMRRDRTTVGLLLLDLNQFKEINDTLGHGFGDELLTTIGVRLSEMMRDGDTVARLGGDEFAIVLNGADEADLQEISQRVADAIKQPVRLDGIELEVTASIGGSVAPTHGRDAHILLQRADIAMYDAKRSGLPYRLYVADDDRHSLDRLTLMGELRHLLEDGLRVWFQPKVDLRTGRVQEMEALARWQHSRLGLVGPGQFIELCEVSGLISELTFAVLERSLEVIADWPGQRVAVNVPVRNLYDRHLPDAVAERLAAAGVSSDRLILEITEREIMEDHRAIVDVLEALHEMGVRISIDDFGTGFSSLTHLRRLPVQEIKIDQSFISGMLDRENDYIIARSIIDLAHNLGHSVVAEGVEDTATLALLRSLGCDVAQGFLFARPGPPERIRRQIEAGPALDDHGTLVWNRPD
- a CDS encoding MBL fold metallo-hydrolase; this encodes MSDRFYFRQLLSGRDFATDDPMAAQMVNFVYAIGDRETGDALLVDPAYDVNGLVDTLENDGMRCSGVLATHYHPDHVGGSMMGMKLEGVAELMERVEVPIHVQADEAEFVEKVTGVTKASLVEHRSGDKVSVGAVEIELIHTPGHTPGSQCFFVDGRLVAGDTLFLDGCGRTDFPGSSPEEMYESLTQRLARVPDDAVLYPGHQYSIESSATMGITRERNIVFRPQTREQWLAVFGN
- a CDS encoding MFS transporter, with the protein product MTSARIIRNYQLLAGLYTLAASLIWGVNTLFLLDAGLSIGEVFVANAVFSAGMVLFEIPTGVVADTVGRRVSYLLSIAVLGVTTVLYLLAAQAEAGVGVFAAVSLVMGLGFTFYSGALEAWLVDALHSVGMEEDLDHVFARSQQITGAAMLVGTTTGGFLGQVDLGVPFGVRAALLGALFVYSWRVMHDLGFTPRPLELSHIGTELKEQTRVGITYGWRQPGLRLLMVSGVVRGSFLGWAFYSAQPYLLGLLKDDKIWVVGVITAAMSLSTIAGNQVVEWLTRRCGRRSTIILGGSIVTTVGSLVMGLTDSFWVAVPAFLLVTGSLGVISPVRQAYVHHVAPSEHRATVISFDAMLASVGGTGGQLGLGRLSGAADDLTVGLGRGYVVGGLTSVLVWPLVWAVRKRGDEADVIVGSAARAGTCAAQGLPRDTHVTSHPREVLTSR
- a CDS encoding PaaX family transcriptional regulator C-terminal domain-containing protein, translated to MPSLSARSVVASTLLGTLPPRLPGRLLVAFAEEFGINPGTTRVALSRMVDRGELTRDDDSVYHLAGDLLDRQGRQEAGLAAVTRAWDGDWEIHVVRTGGRDAGDRAALRRAAVHLGLAEHRDGVWMRPANLDPQRLPSARMVVAEQADRFVGRPDGSPAELAAALFDLDAWSAATRRLVASMEATSALLEADGDVSLADGFELAASSLRHLVADPLLPPSLTPSGWPASDLRAAYDRYNRAYRARLSAFFRARSRVAG